A genomic stretch from Deltaproteobacteria bacterium includes:
- a CDS encoding response regulator transcription factor: MKTNSGMNDVPAVVVARLDGRVVSQNAAARTLMGDAKGRDCWHVVGDLEGAEGLPCRTGCVRELLASGMDRARHSRVSLDGRRHSLTCVPLEDAVICSLSSPSADRPEAWELITAREREVLCALSEGKTDRAIAADLGLRASTVRTHVEHMRTKLGVTTRAALVARGFELGFLS; the protein is encoded by the coding sequence ATGAAGACGAACTCTGGAATGAACGACGTCCCAGCCGTAGTCGTGGCCCGACTCGATGGCCGCGTCGTCAGCCAGAACGCAGCGGCCCGCACCTTGATGGGAGATGCCAAGGGGCGGGACTGCTGGCACGTCGTCGGTGACCTGGAGGGAGCCGAGGGGCTGCCGTGCCGCACCGGCTGCGTCCGTGAGCTGCTCGCGAGCGGAATGGACCGCGCCAGGCACTCGCGCGTCTCGCTCGACGGTCGTCGGCATTCGCTGACCTGCGTGCCGCTCGAGGACGCGGTCATCTGCTCGCTGAGCTCGCCATCTGCCGACCGGCCGGAGGCATGGGAGCTGATCACGGCTCGCGAGCGCGAAGTTCTGTGCGCCCTCTCCGAAGGCAAGACCGATCGCGCGATCGCGGCGGATCTGGGCTTGCGGGCCTCGACGGTGCGAACCCATGTGGAGCACATGCGGACCAAGCTCGGCGTGACCACGCGAGCCGCGTTGGTCGCCCGCGGGTTCGAGCTCGGGTTCTTGTCATGA